From the Xiphophorus couchianus chromosome 11, X_couchianus-1.0, whole genome shotgun sequence genome, the window cccggaaccagaaccagccaCCCTCCAGCCTTGGCTTCCTCCGAGCACCACCGAACCCAGCCGCAGCTCCTGCCCCGCCAGAGCGCCTCTCCGCCGGGCTCATCCGCGGACTCCGACCCGCCGCAGGACCGGAGCTCCACcgcttcttcttcctcctcctcttcctccagagAGATGGCGGCCACCAAAGCGGAGCTGCTGCTGTCCGCACTCCAGATCTCAGAGCCGCTTTTCGGACACCCGGCGCCGCCGTCACCGCTGGACGGATACCCgaagctggaggagctgcagatgcTGCTGCACAACGCCGCGTCTGCAGCCGAGGCGGCCGGGCTGCTGGGCTCCGAGCCCAGCGAGTTCACAGGtgagcaaccaaaacaaaccaaacaactaaactaaacaacacaaacaaaaaaaaccaagaagTTATTTTCATGAGCGGTTAAGCGTGAAAAGAGGTTGTGCATACTTGTGCCAATAAGTAATCAACTCACAAGAATTACAACGAGCTcattaatttccttttgcatgatttctttttatttctttctaccAGAAATTGGATGATAAACGTTTTCACTCTGGTGCTTTGATCTGAATTTAgacatttctgttgtttatttattttggatatttaaaatgtgtccagttcctgtgttaaatgttcattctAGCAATATCTGGCTGTTCTAACAGACTTTTATGatggggtgtccaaagtgtagGCCAGGGTGCCCATTTGCGGCCCTCAGAATGATATTAGGCGGCCCAATTCAAGAATAGCATAAGAAAAGTCATTtgctgtcttttgttttaaatctgtcaaattagttttttaaatgacaaaagtaaaagaatGCTAAATGTTTGGTTCACCCAGCATTAGCTTGACATTTTTGGCCCCATGctaaaacgtttggacaccactgatgTATGGAAACCTGTTGGTGGAAAAATTTCCTTCGATTCGATGAAAGTTGCCTCTTACATCATGATATATTGATAAAGCGGCTAAGAGCTGCAGCAAAGTGCTGAACATTAGTAATAAGATAAAGTGAGTAAACTCAATAAAATGATGTTAAACAGATAAAAGCgaaacaagtaaaaataaatttccagTGTAAAGATGGATGGtgatatttctgaaaatgtgttaGAGCTGAGATTAAAGCATGTTGTTCTGGTAAGAGTCAATCAGATGTGAGGATGTGCCTGACCTGTTTGTGTTGCTCCCTCAGATTCGCTGTGTGACCTCCCTGACCTTCAGAGCCTGCCTCCCTTGACCCCCCGCCTCGCCTACAGCGGCCGCTTCTCCTTCGAGCCGTCCACCTCCTGTGCCACTGCCGCTAGCAGTCAGTGGGCGGAGCCTCTGCTCAGCTTACTGTCCGGGTTGGTGAGCATGGCGGCGCCGTCCTCTTCCTGCAGTCTCGCCACTTCTTCCTCGTCggtgacatcatcagtgacATCACCATCAGCCTCTCAGAGCTGCGGCTCTGCTGACGTCACCTCCATCTTTTCTGTGACGCCGGCGTACGGGTCAGAGCTGCTTCCTCCGGGCGACGCTCCCCCTGCCACGCAGGCCTTCCCGCCTCAGGCCCCGCCCTACGCCCAGCCGGCCCCCATCCCCATGCTGCCGGACTACCTGCTGCCACAGCCGGATGCTGAGGTGGACCAGAAGCCAGTGCTGCCGCCACTGACGCCGCTGCCCACCATTAAAGCCTTCTCCTCGCAGTTCCAGCCACAGGGGGCCGCCTGCAGGAGCAGGAAGCTGCCAGCAGGGCGGCAGTGCAAGACGCCCCCCCACGAGCGCCCCTACGCCTGCCCCGCTGACGGCTGCGACCGCCGCTTCTCACGCTCCGACGAACTGACGCGCCACGTGCGCGTCCACACGGGCCAGAAGCCGTTTCAGTGTCGCATCTGCATGCGCAACTTCAGCCGCAGCGACCACCTGACCACGCACATCCGCACGCACACCGGGGAGAAACCCTTCGCCTGCGCCGAGTGCGGCCGCAAGTTTGCCCGCAGCGACGAGCGCAAGAGACACGCCAAGATCCACCAGAGGCAGCGGGACCGCCGGGCGGACTGTAGCGCCGCCGCCACACCATGCACCTCTGTCGCTACGCCGTCACCCCCCTCGCTGCCCCAGGTCTACgcctcctccctctctccccaCCTGTACTCGTCGTCCTGCTCCTCCCCCATGGGAAGCTCCCTGTCAGAGCTGCCGTCCCCCCACAGCTCCAACATCTGCTGACGTACTCCgtcgtgacctctgacctcagacTGTTACCTTGCCGGTCAGAGCCCTGAGCCTGGACTCTTTTGTGCATACATGTGGATACTGTACATACGTGAACGTGCAGGAGCGTGCACGTGGT encodes:
- the LOC114153578 gene encoding early growth response protein 1-A-like, encoding MAATKAELLLSALQISEPLFGHPAPPSPLDGYPKLEELQMLLHNAASAAEAAGLLGSEPSEFTDSLCDLPDLQSLPPLTPRLAYSGRFSFEPSTSCATAASSQWAEPLLSLLSGLVSMAAPSSSCSLATSSSSVTSSVTSPSASQSCGSADVTSIFSVTPAYGSELLPPGDAPPATQAFPPQAPPYAQPAPIPMLPDYLLPQPDAEVDQKPVLPPLTPLPTIKAFSSQFQPQGAACRSRKLPAGRQCKTPPHERPYACPADGCDRRFSRSDELTRHVRVHTGQKPFQCRICMRNFSRSDHLTTHIRTHTGEKPFACAECGRKFARSDERKRHAKIHQRQRDRRADCSAAATPCTSVATPSPPSLPQVYASSLSPHLYSSSCSSPMGSSLSELPSPHSSNIC